A window from Gopherus flavomarginatus isolate rGopFla2 chromosome 4, rGopFla2.mat.asm, whole genome shotgun sequence encodes these proteins:
- the LOC127049937 gene encoding sulfotransferase 6B1-like → MAVDSPVTELDKILDAAKRKKPEELLVMYKGVLYPSALCRAETLQALDIMEVREDDVFLVAYPKCGTTWVKHILNDLTSAVLKNKGEVPPTDHTQLLEFGVPEKFQKIKSFPSPRVFVTHLHYDNIPKAVFGTKAKVLVVFRNPKDAAVSYYHFYNKNPGLPNVSSWDEFFQKFMSGEVCWSSYFDHALAWNKHMDEENIMIITYEEMKENLLGGVKQIAEFLGFSLPEEKIQSTAENATFESMSSKSQETHGKLGSIFFRKGTVGDWKNQFTEAQSQEMDAKFEECLAGTKLGARLKYDKYCKC, encoded by the exons ATGGCTGTGGACAGCCCTGTTACGGAACTAGACAAAATTCTTGATGCCGCTAAAAGGAAAAAACCTGAGGAGCTACTGGTCATGTATAAGGGGGTGCTATACCCTAGTGCACTGTGTCGTGCTGAGACCCTCCAAGCATTGGACATCATGGAAGTTAGAGAAGATGATGTGTTCCTAGTTGCTTATCCTAAATGTG GAACAACTTGggttaaacacattttaaatgactTAACATCTGCAGTTTTAAAGAATAAGGGGGAGGTACCACCAACAGACCATACGCAACTCCTTGAATTTGGAGTTCCAGAAAAATTTCAG AAAATAAAAAGTTTTCCTTCACCACGTGTTTTTGTCACACATCTCCATTATGATAATATTCCCAAGGCTGTTTTTGGAACTAAAGCAAAG GTACTAGTGGTATTTCGAAATCCAAAAGATGCAGCTGTATCCTATTACCACTTCTACAACAAAAATCCTGGGCTTCCAAATGTCAGCTCCTGGGatgagttctttcagaagttCATGAGTGGAGAAG TCTGCTGGAGCTCATATTTTGACCATGCTCTTGCCTGGAACAAACACATGGATGAAGAGAATATCATGATCATCACATATGAAGAAATGAAAGAG AACTTACTTGGAGGAGTGAAACAAATAGCTGAATTTTTGGGGTTCTCTCTGCCTGAGGAGAAGATTCAGTCTACTGCAGAGAATGCCACATTTGAATCAATGAGCAGTAAATCCCAAGAAACACATGGCAAATTAGGTTCCATCTTTTTCAGAAAAG GTACTGTTGGAGATTGGAAGAATCAGTTCACTGAGGCTCAAAGCCAAGAAATGGATGCCAAATTTGAAGAATGTTTAGCAGGAACAAAACTTGGAGCCAGGCTAAAATATGATAAATACTGCAAATGCTAA